A window of Lytechinus pictus isolate F3 Inbred chromosome 7, Lp3.0, whole genome shotgun sequence contains these coding sequences:
- the LOC129264633 gene encoding muscarinic acetylcholine receptor M1-like yields the protein MPHTLTPTSAISTAGVVGSDYDYFSSNISLDNNTETALQPFGDHELWEAIIIIITSATIAIFTVSANVMVWLSFYMDKQLQVVNNYFILSLATADIIIGALSIPIYTLYLLQDGWRLGNIFCDIWLSIDYVASNASVMNLCIICFDRFLSVTRPLTYRANRTPRKAKIMIALAWIVSVVVWIPLIIGWQFFFSEGRNVPDDDCYIQFINDEVALNVLTILIAFYLPVALMGTLYYKIWRETEKRSLELERLQEGGHTSPPARRLLSSEDTDDEVGVRVRSQSKCLRCPCCLIADLGDEDDDSSDLTIHHNSPSTMSYSASLKSRRGSRAQPILPPDSPRHHTIRESPRSATQMNGNLASAENNSNDNNKSFAASLYTILIKLPDESPNASEEDKLPKITMVEESPQREQSLIQDQEGTRLMPPETNGTEKSRSNSVASNNKAPANSQSNLSISTISMVNKMASRAKTNVNRKRKSQLIREKKAARTLCAILLAFIITWTPYSILVLISFSGFSNAAVSKSFEVAYWLCYLNSTLNPICYALCNATFRRAFKRILTCQWTPRHRRQHKQRQHARRRER from the coding sequence ATGCCGCATACCCTAACTCCTACATCAGCCATATCCACGGCTGGCGTCGTTGGATCCGACTACGACTATTTCAGCAGCAATATCTCACTCGACAACAACACAGAGACGGCCCTGCAGCCGTTCGGAGATCACGAACTATGGGaagcaatcatcatcattatcaccagtGCCACTATTGCAATCTTCACAGTCAGCGCCAACGTCATGGTGTGGCTGTCCTTCTATATGGACAAACAGCTTCAGGTCGTCAACAATTATTTTATCCTCAGTCTCGCTACCGCCGATATAATCATCGGCGCCTTGTCTATCCCCATTTACACCTTGTACCTTCTACAGGACGGTTGGAGATTGGGAAATATATTCTGTGATATCTGGCTGTCCATTGATTATGTCGCATCCAACGCATCCGTCATGAATTTGTGCATCATCTGTTTCGATCGATTCCTGTCAGTGACTCGACCACTCACGTACAGAGCAAATCGAACTCCAAGGAAAGCTAAAATAATGATTGCGTTGGCCTGGATAGTATCGGTTGTAGTTTGGATACCACTTATTATTGGTTGGCAATTCTTTTTCAGCGAAGGACGAAACGTACCGGACGACGACTGCTATATTCAGTTTATCAATGATGAAGTTGCGCTTAATGTTTTAACTATActaattgcattttatttacCCGTTGCTCTCATGGGAACACTGTATTACAAAATATGGCGCGAAACAGAAAAGAGGTCTTTGGAGCTCGAGAGACTGCAGGAAGGTGGTCATACCAGTCCACCTGCCCGCAGACTTCTTTCCAGTGAAGATACGGATGATGAAGTCGGGGTTCGGGTCAGAAGCCAATCAAAGTGTCTCCGTTGTCCTTGCTGTCTGATAGCCGATTTGGGGGATGAAGATGACGATAGTAGTGATTTAACAATACATCATAACTCACCGTCCACGATGTCTTACTCCGCCAGCCTCAAGTCACGACGGGGATCAAGAGCACAACCCATCTTACCTCCGGACTCTCCGAGGCACCACACTATCCGAGAATCTCCTAGAAGTGCCACTCAAATGAACGGTAATCTCGCCTCAGCGGAAAACAActccaatgataataataaaagcttCGCTGCCTCTCTTTATACCATTCTCATAAAGCTACCGGATGAAAGTCCCAATGCGAGCGAAGAGGACAAACTCCCTAAAATTACCATGGTGGAGGAATCGCCTCAAAGAGAACAGTCCTTGATTCAAGATCAAGAAGGAACTCGCCTCATGCCACCGGAAACAAACGGAACTGAAAAATCTAGATCGAACTCAGTAGCTAGTAACAACAAAGCACCTGCCAACAGTCAGTCTAATCTTAGTATAAGCACTATCTCGATGGTTAATAAGATGGCAAGTCGCGCCAAAACCAACGTGAATCGCAAACGAAAGTCGCAATTGATACGAGAAAAGAAGGCAGCAAGAACACTATGTGCTATTCTACTAGCCTTCATCATCACATGGACTCCGTATAGTATATTGGTGCTCATTTCTTTTAGCGGATTCAGCAACGCGGCCGTCTCCAAAAGTTTCGAAGTCGCATATTGGCTGTGTTACCTAAACAGCACATTAAATCCAATTTGTTATGCATTATGCAATGCAACTTTTCGCAGAGCCTTTAAAAGAATTCTTACGTGCCAGTGGACACCTCGTCACCGGCGGCAACACAAGCAACGTCAGCATGCGAGAAGACGGGAAAGATGA